From the Solea senegalensis isolate Sse05_10M linkage group LG16, IFAPA_SoseM_1, whole genome shotgun sequence genome, one window contains:
- the nkx2.1 gene encoding LOW QUALITY PROTEIN: homeobox protein Nkx-2.1 (The sequence of the model RefSeq protein was modified relative to this genomic sequence to represent the inferred CDS: inserted 1 base in 1 codon), giving the protein MSMSPKHTTPFSVSDILSPLEESYKKLSMENNNLGAPLTSYRQPQVSQAAMQQHHMGHNGTVSAAYHMTAAGVSQLSHTAMGGYCNGNLGNMGDLPSYQDGMRGSATATGWYGAXPDPRFSTISRFMGSSSGMNMGSMGSLSSLADVGKGMGSLSSTPRRKRRVLFSQAQVYELERRFKQQKYLSAPEREHLASMIHLTPTQVKIWFQNHRYKMKRQAKDKASQQQLQQDSGSCQQQQQQQQQQSPRRVAVPVLVKDGKPCQGTGHTPTSSAQTHHQQGGNVMIMSNNTSGLGQHQSQQVGSTAHSPDLAPHSSSPPSLQGQVSGLSHLNSPGSEYGSALQCSALLYGRTW; this is encoded by the exons ATGGAGAATAACAACTTGGGGGCTCCTCTCACTTCTTACCGGCAGCCGCAGGTTTCTCAGGCGGCGATGCAGCAGCACCACATGGGCCACAATGGGACTGTGTCCGCGGCGTACCACATGACCGCGGCAGGTGTTTCTCAGCTGTCGCACACGGCCATGGGCGGCTACTGTAACGGCAACCTGGGCAACATGGGCGACCTGCCCTCCTACCAGGACGGCATGCGGGGCAGCGCCACGGCCACCGGCTGGTACGGAG AACCGGACCCGCGCTTCTCCACCA TTTCTCGCTTCATGGGCTCGTCCTCGGGCATGAACATGGGCAGCATGGGCAGCCTCAGCTCCCTGGCAGACGTGGGCAAAGGCATGGGCTCTCTGTCCAGCACCCCACGCAGGAAGAGGCGAGTGCTGTTCTCGCAGGCGCAGGTGTACGAGCTGGAGCGACGATTCAAGCAGCAGAAATACCTGTCGGCGCCGGAGAGGGAGCACCTGGCCAGCATGATCCACCTCACCCCGACCCAGGTAAAAATCTGGTTCCAGAATCACCGGTACAAGATGAAGAGACAGGCCAAGGACAAGGCgtcgcagcagcagctgcagcaggacagCGGCtcctgtcagcagcagcagcagcagcagcagcagcagtcgccGCGGAGAGTGGCCGTGCCGGTGCTGGTCAAAGACGGCAAGCCGTGCCAAGGCACCGGCCACACTCCCACATCGTCCGCGCAGACGCACCACCAGCAGGGAGGCAACGTCATGATCATGTCCAACAACACGTCCGGCCTCGGGCAGCACCAGAGCCAGCAGGTGGGAAGCACGGCGCACTCTCCAGATCTGGCGCCGCACTCCTCCAGTCCGCCGTCCCTGCAGGGCCAAGTGTCCGGCCTCTCCCACCTCAACTCCCCGGGCTCAGAGTACGGCTCGGCCCTGCAGTGCTCGGCCCTGTTGTACGGCAGGACATGGTGA